A genomic region of Campylobacter corcagiensis contains the following coding sequences:
- a CDS encoding FtsW/RodA/SpoVE family cell cycle protein gives MILFDKRILSHFDFIQPFLVLPIVILSHVLISEANEALATKQYFYFSIGFLVFMFFFLMPLRKMQWLIPLIYWFGIVLLLGVEFFGTTKLGATRWIEIGSFSLQPSEIMKPTFILMLAYLIKKDPPPKDGYGWKDFFKFSFYILLPFFLIVKEPDLGTALILLLTGYITLFIVGVRTKIWISLAIIISIASPLLYSNLHDYQKKRIHDFIAEEPSYHVKQSIVAIGNGGMSGRPKDEATQTHFKFLPIATSDFIFAYSSERFGFIGNLIIMTLYLFLILHLLVLNLKLKGDYLSSTVATGLAVLIFIYACVNILMTIGFAPVVGVPLPFFSYGGSSFITFMSLFGILQNLITFKFRDEYKILG, from the coding sequence TTGATACTGTTTGACAAGCGTATTTTATCACATTTTGATTTTATTCAGCCTTTTTTAGTACTTCCAATAGTGATTTTATCACATGTATTAATAAGTGAAGCAAACGAAGCTCTTGCTACGAAACAGTACTTTTACTTTAGTATAGGTTTTTTAGTTTTTATGTTTTTCTTCCTTATGCCACTTAGAAAAATGCAGTGGCTTATACCGCTTATTTACTGGTTTGGCATAGTTTTACTTCTTGGGGTTGAGTTTTTTGGAACCACCAAACTTGGTGCTACTAGATGGATAGAGATAGGCTCTTTTTCACTTCAACCAAGCGAAATAATGAAACCAACCTTTATCTTAATGCTTGCATACCTTATCAAAAAAGACCCACCACCCAAAGATGGATATGGCTGGAAAGATTTTTTCAAATTTAGCTTTTATATTTTACTTCCTTTTTTTCTCATCGTAAAAGAACCAGATCTTGGAACAGCACTAATACTCCTGCTTACAGGATATATCACTCTTTTTATTGTAGGAGTTAGGACCAAAATTTGGATAAGCTTAGCTATAATTATATCAATAGCTTCCCCACTTCTTTACTCAAATCTTCACGACTACCAAAAAAAACGAATTCATGATTTCATAGCAGAAGAACCAAGCTATCATGTCAAGCAATCAATTGTAGCAATCGGAAATGGTGGCATGAGCGGACGCCCAAAAGATGAAGCAACTCAAACTCACTTTAAATTTTTACCGATTGCAACGAGTGATTTTATCTTCGCTTATAGTAGCGAGAGATTTGGTTTTATTGGAAATCTCATAATTATGACGCTTTATCTGTTTTTAATACTTCATCTTTTAGTTTTAAATTTAAAACTAAAAGGAGATTATCTATCTAGTACAGTTGCTACAGGTTTAGCTGTGTTAATCTTTATCTACGCTTGTGTTAATATCTTAATGACCATAGGTTTTGCACCAGTTGTAGGTGTTCCACTACCATTTTTTAGCTATGGAGGAAGTAGCTTTATAACATTTATGAGTCTTTTTGGAATACTTCAAAATTTAATAACATTTAAATTTAGGGATGAGTATAAAATTTTAGGATAA
- a CDS encoding RluA family pseudouridine synthase, with translation MDEIYVKFNARLDQILSSELKISRNKALNLIKNGEVFVDDGIILKASFQPNLGAKISLNLKKETKELKKENFNIEIIYEDSEILVINKPSNLVVHGADSVKEYSLVDYLKEQNFTLFDPKSIRSGIVHRLDKGTSGALVVAKTELAYKSLVSQFKGRITDKYYLMLTDLPLKESIIIDRPIARNPKNRLKNAVVDGGRQAKSAFTNIYSKGKINLIAAKIYTGRTHQIRVHLNSINRHIIGDNLYGFKRKNDKIQTLMLHSYILSFNHPKSSQRLTFVAELKGEFKEMINKESINEKISANFVISSFEHLHSWMCIN, from the coding sequence TTGGATGAAATTTATGTAAAATTTAATGCACGATTAGATCAAATTTTAAGTAGTGAGCTTAAAATTTCAAGAAATAAAGCTCTAAATTTAATAAAAAATGGCGAAGTTTTTGTAGATGATGGGATTATTTTAAAAGCATCATTTCAGCCAAATTTAGGTGCTAAAATTTCACTAAATTTAAAAAAAGAGACTAAAGAGCTAAAAAAAGAGAACTTTAACATAGAAATTATCTATGAAGATAGTGAAATTTTAGTTATTAATAAACCTTCAAATTTAGTAGTTCATGGTGCAGATAGCGTAAAAGAGTATAGCTTGGTTGATTATTTAAAAGAGCAAAATTTCACTCTTTTTGATCCAAAAAGTATTAGAAGTGGTATAGTTCACAGGCTTGATAAAGGCACAAGTGGGGCTTTGGTTGTGGCTAAAACTGAGTTAGCGTATAAAAGTTTGGTATCTCAGTTTAAGGGTAGAATCACAGATAAATACTATCTTATGCTAACAGATTTGCCATTAAAAGAGAGCATAATAATAGATCGCCCAATAGCTAGAAATCCTAAAAATCGCCTTAAAAATGCAGTCGTTGATGGAGGAAGGCAGGCAAAATCAGCTTTTACAAATATCTACTCAAAAGGTAAAATTAACTTAATAGCAGCTAAAATTTACACAGGCAGAACTCATCAAATAAGAGTTCATCTAAATTCAATTAATAGACATATAATAGGGGATAATTTATATGGTTTTAAGAGGAAAAACGATAAAATTCAAACTTTAATGTTACACTCTTATATCTTATCATTTAACCACCCAAAAAGCTCTCAAAGGCTTACTTTTGTGGCTGAGTTAAAGGGTGAGTTTAAAGAGATGATAAATAAGGAGAGTATAAATGAAAAAATTTCAGCAAATTTTGTTATTTCTAGTTTTGAGCATCTTCATAGCTGGATGTGCATCAACTAA
- a CDS encoding fibronectin type III domain-containing protein: MKKFQQILLFLVLSIFIAGCASTKGGPEILDENLPPIMAIRTVVSTSSVGLEWDDPKDPNVDGFYVYRAKLNEPMKKIDTIQSRFSTHYLDSGLEPSTSYRYSMKSYSSSGMSRDGVVVTATTAKAIESVSFAQALYGLPEQVKLIWRPHANLKVDSYIIERSKAGANSWSKIGEVKGRLSAEYIDTKVKSNSSYDYRIRVKTLDGEISAPSKILNSTTKELPSGVVGLSATTDQPKKIVLTWDSPANDHFSHYQIYSSRLQSLGFLPLAKTDKNFYEDLINTNDATRYYKVTFVDKDGLESLASDTPVMGKTLAALPAPAMQAPIINNNTIVLNWQTKSPTHKFTILRSGGGSDKTISDITNNSYIDSDIVKGNTYRYSVIAVDEYGINSDRSNSVKVAY, translated from the coding sequence ATGAAAAAATTTCAGCAAATTTTGTTATTTCTAGTTTTGAGCATCTTCATAGCTGGATGTGCATCAACTAAGGGTGGACCAGAAATTTTAGATGAGAATTTACCACCGATTATGGCTATAAGAACTGTAGTTTCTACTAGTTCAGTTGGTCTTGAGTGGGATGATCCAAAAGATCCAAATGTTGATGGTTTTTATGTTTATAGAGCTAAGTTAAATGAACCAATGAAAAAGATAGATACGATACAAAGTCGCTTTTCAACTCACTATCTAGATAGTGGTTTAGAACCATCAACTAGCTATAGATACTCGATGAAAAGCTATTCAAGTAGTGGGATGTCAAGAGATGGCGTGGTAGTTACAGCAACTACTGCTAAAGCTATCGAGTCTGTATCATTTGCACAAGCACTTTATGGGCTTCCAGAGCAAGTTAAACTGATATGGAGACCACATGCTAACCTTAAAGTTGATAGCTACATAATAGAAAGAAGCAAAGCTGGTGCAAATAGCTGGAGCAAGATAGGCGAAGTTAAAGGTAGGCTTAGTGCTGAGTATATAGATACTAAAGTTAAAAGTAACTCAAGCTATGATTACAGAATAAGAGTTAAAACACTAGATGGTGAAATCTCAGCTCCAAGTAAAATTTTAAATTCCACAACCAAAGAGCTTCCAAGTGGCGTTGTTGGTCTAAGTGCTACAACAGATCAGCCTAAAAAAATAGTCCTAACTTGGGATAGTCCTGCAAATGATCACTTCTCACACTATCAAATTTATAGCTCAAGACTACAAAGTCTAGGTTTTTTACCTCTTGCTAAAACAGATAAAAATTTCTATGAAGATCTTATAAACACAAACGATGCAACTAGGTATTATAAAGTTACTTTTGTAGATAAAGATGGTCTTGAAAGCCTAGCAAGCGATACGCCTGTAATGGGTAAAACCCTAGCTGCTCTTCCAGCTCCAGCTATGCAAGCCCCTATTATAAACAACAACACCATTGTTTTAAATTGGCAAACAAAATCTCCTACGCATAAATTTACCATTTTAAGAAGTGGTGGGGGAAGTGATAAAACTATAAGCGACATTACAAATAACTCATACATTGATAGTGATATAGTTAAAGGAAACACTTACAGATATAGCGTAATAGCAGTTGATGAGTATGGCATAAATTCAGATAGATCAAACAGTGTAAAAGTTGCTTACTAA
- a CDS encoding FtsX-like permease family protein encodes MKGFKTHFGVIISLVALLFSVQFVIFTSNLVDKYEDLMKSEYNIIAVAKGDLNATSIKDIENVTKIDPSDMLNTLDGKISKNSLEKLKTTLPNFYSITLNIFPDKAKLDEISAKLMKIDGVSRVEVFAKAHSSIYKILLLIKNIVMLFSALIIVLGVMLMFKQMRIWLFEHKKRVEIMTLFGAPYLIKSFILYKMAVIDSVISALIVTVIYAYLPNLANFRAIFDLIQVVPNTINLPYDALFLLGLSLLISVLTVSIVMLSIKEGR; translated from the coding sequence TTGAAGGGCTTTAAGACTCATTTTGGCGTTATTATTTCACTTGTGGCGCTACTTTTTTCAGTTCAGTTTGTAATTTTTACCTCAAATTTAGTAGATAAATATGAAGATCTTATGAAGAGCGAATATAATATTATAGCTGTTGCAAAAGGTGATTTAAACGCTACTAGCATTAAGGATATAGAAAATGTTACAAAAATAGATCCAAGCGATATGCTAAACACTCTTGATGGTAAAATTTCTAAAAATAGCCTTGAAAAGCTAAAAACCACTCTTCCAAATTTCTACTCTATAACGCTAAATATATTTCCTGATAAGGCTAAACTTGATGAAATTTCAGCTAAACTTATGAAAATTGATGGAGTTAGTAGGGTTGAAGTTTTTGCAAAAGCTCACAGTAGTATTTACAAAATTTTGCTACTTATTAAAAATATAGTGATGCTATTTTCAGCTTTGATTATAGTTCTTGGAGTTATGCTTATGTTTAAGCAGATGAGAATTTGGCTGTTTGAGCATAAAAAAAGGGTTGAGATTATGACTCTTTTTGGTGCACCGTACCTTATCAAAAGCTTTATTTTATACAAAATGGCAGTTATTGATAGTGTAATTTCAGCTCTTATTGTAACTGTAATTTATGCTTATTTACCAAATTTAGCAAATTTTAGAGCAATTTTTGATCTTATTCAAGTAGTGCCTAATACCATAAATTTACCTTATGATGCTCTGTTTTTACTAGGTTTATCGCTTCTAATTTCTGTTTTAACAGTAAGTATTGTTATGCTTAGCATTAAAGAAGGAAGGTAA
- the trmB gene encoding tRNA (guanosine(46)-N7)-methyltransferase TrmB, with protein MPNFIAKKCKNLTLPFEKDGVKFLNLLKGRKVDFILTRANEELFFVTVKKKDDAYLFKGEKLTRPAKVGLLQKALEILRDEFCSEILNNSINFNKNSLTKNSSIIMSELEAIKALNGREKIAIEIGFGSGRHLLYRAKNELDKLFVGIEIYKPSIEQVAKLAIKQNIENLVLVNSDARTFIDLVGSNLVDTIYVHFPVPWDDSPHRRVISGEFMSEIQRILKVGGTFELRSDSRAYVDYSLIKFLDMDGVSIKVHKNRDLEISSKYEDRWKKQLKDIYDVWLKNLVKSGEKSWKDRLKFDILDINLVKQNFRHKVTKFSDFFLNFEEIYEFDSGELLIKLSFGAFDTPGNYFIKISKDKTEYFIAKPLPTDMNLKAHEKVKEQLAKWQIL; from the coding sequence ATGCCAAATTTCATCGCTAAAAAGTGTAAAAATTTAACCCTGCCTTTTGAAAAAGATGGGGTTAAATTTCTAAATTTGCTAAAGGGTAGAAAGGTTGATTTTATCCTAACTAGGGCAAATGAAGAGCTATTTTTTGTAACTGTAAAGAAAAAAGATGATGCTTATCTTTTTAAAGGTGAAAAGCTTACAAGACCTGCTAAAGTAGGTCTTTTACAAAAGGCTTTAGAAATTTTAAGAGATGAGTTTTGCTCTGAAATTTTAAATAATTCCATTAACTTTAACAAAAACTCACTTACAAAAAATAGCTCTATTATTATGAGTGAATTAGAAGCGATAAAAGCGCTAAATGGTAGAGAAAAAATCGCCATTGAGATAGGTTTTGGAAGTGGTAGACACTTGCTTTATAGAGCTAAAAATGAGCTAGATAAGCTTTTTGTTGGGATTGAAATTTATAAGCCTAGCATTGAACAAGTTGCAAAACTAGCAATAAAACAAAATATAGAAAATTTAGTTTTGGTAAATAGCGATGCTAGGACTTTTATAGATTTAGTTGGTTCAAATTTAGTTGATACAATATATGTTCATTTTCCTGTTCCATGGGATGATTCTCCTCACCGTAGAGTTATAAGTGGCGAGTTTATGAGTGAAATTCAAAGAATTCTTAAAGTTGGTGGTACTTTTGAACTTAGAAGCGATAGTAGAGCTTATGTTGATTACTCTTTGATAAAATTCCTTGATATGGATGGTGTAAGTATTAAGGTGCATAAAAACAGAGACCTTGAAATTTCAAGCAAATATGAAGATAGGTGGAAAAAGCAACTTAAAGATATCTATGATGTATGGCTTAAAAATTTAGTAAAAAGTGGTGAAAAAAGTTGGAAAGATAGGCTAAAATTTGACATTTTAGACATAAATTTAGTTAAACAAAATTTTAGACATAAAGTTACTAAATTTAGCGACTTTTTTCTAAATTTTGAAGAAATTTATGAATTTGATAGTGGCGAGCTTTTGATAAAGCTCTCATTTGGTGCATTTGATACGCCTGGTAATTATTTTATTAAAATTTCTAAAGATAAAACCGAGTATTTTATCGCTAAGCCACTTCCAACAGATATGAATTTAAAAGCACACGAAAAAGTTAAGGAGCAACTAGCTAAATGGCAGATATTATAA
- a CDS encoding murein hydrolase activator EnvC family protein — protein MRVLSVFVLIVSLLFSAPTTKDKIDDTNKALAKSKKDEVNLNKKIDDLGKQILKQNKELEKTKTKIDEISGLVINLSEKHKEEEIRLNKLKEQNATLISSKLSLEEQLVDLIANDFSLNLVQDSDIKSSQSLISNEIFKSLNSVVNDEFKELLKDYEKTLKNISDKNSEISAIENSLKDYNAKKDELSKTQKKKESLVANLAKDKEDYISRLEKATNTSSALSKTLAELKIIDDKEERQKALKAQEKAKKAREKAATSSKKDEEPPVVVSRDRRVDDIDKKVKLYGSSYQESRVKKYKGPKTISPIKGAVLKRNFGNYIDPVYGIKIFNESIILGSKTPNAQVQNVLDGKVIFAKSTPILNNVIIVENADGIHTIYAHLSQIAPTIKVGSRIKKGYVIGRISDELTFEVTQKNFHINPLDLISL, from the coding sequence TTGAGAGTTTTATCTGTTTTTGTGCTAATTGTGAGCCTTCTTTTTTCAGCTCCTACAACTAAAGATAAGATTGATGATACAAACAAAGCTTTGGCAAAAAGTAAAAAAGATGAAGTAAATCTCAATAAAAAAATAGATGATTTAGGAAAGCAAATTTTAAAGCAAAACAAAGAGCTTGAAAAGACAAAAACAAAGATAGATGAAATTTCAGGTTTAGTTATAAATTTATCCGAAAAACATAAAGAAGAAGAGATTAGGCTTAATAAATTAAAAGAGCAAAACGCTACTTTGATTAGTTCAAAACTAAGCCTTGAAGAACAATTAGTTGATCTTATAGCAAATGATTTTTCTTTGAATTTAGTTCAAGATAGTGATATTAAAAGTAGCCAAAGCTTAATCTCAAATGAGATATTTAAAAGTTTAAATAGTGTAGTAAATGACGAATTTAAGGAGCTTTTAAAAGATTATGAAAAAACCTTAAAAAACATCAGTGATAAAAATAGTGAAATTTCAGCCATAGAAAATAGTTTAAAAGATTATAACGCAAAAAAAGATGAGCTTTCTAAAACGCAAAAGAAAAAAGAGAGTTTGGTTGCAAATTTAGCAAAAGATAAAGAGGACTACATCTCAAGATTAGAAAAAGCCACAAATACAAGCAGTGCTTTGTCTAAGACTTTAGCTGAGTTAAAAATCATAGATGATAAAGAAGAGAGACAAAAGGCTTTAAAAGCACAAGAAAAAGCAAAAAAAGCACGAGAAAAAGCAGCTACTAGTTCTAAAAAAGATGAAGAGCCACCTGTTGTGGTTAGTAGAGATAGAAGAGTTGATGATATTGATAAAAAAGTAAAGCTTTATGGTTCAAGCTATCAAGAAAGTAGAGTTAAAAAATATAAAGGACCTAAGACAATCTCTCCTATAAAAGGTGCTGTTTTAAAAAGAAATTTTGGTAACTATATAGACCCAGTTTATGGTATTAAAATTTTTAATGAAAGCATTATTTTAGGTTCAAAAACTCCAAATGCTCAGGTCCAAAATGTATTAGATGGTAAGGTTATTTTTGCAAAATCAACGCCCATTTTAAATAATGTTATCATTGTAGAAAACGCTGATGGCATTCATACAATTTATGCTCATCTTAGCCAAATAGCACCAACTATAAAAGTTGGAAGCAGGATAAAAAAAGGCTATGTTATAGGACGAATAAGTGATGAGTTAACCTTTGAAGTTACGCAAAAAAATTTCCATATAAATCCACTTGATCTTATATCTTTGTAG
- a CDS encoding cell division ATP-binding protein FtsE — protein MADIINAKNLVLSYDTPVIKGASFCVKSNDFIVITGESGSGKSTLIKSFYGGIKVDSGELDVCFYDMASPTSRDLKELRQKIGIVFQDYRLINEWTIEKNVMLPLLIQGHNKTMCKKQSENLLNFVKLGHKIGRYPLELSGGEQQRVAVARAMAHNPQLLLCDEPTGNLDEVSSNMVWDFLRSAKELWGACVIVVTHRAPSTLKFDFRHFEIKEGKVIEGL, from the coding sequence ATGGCAGATATTATAAATGCAAAAAACCTTGTTTTAAGCTATGATACGCCTGTTATTAAGGGTGCAAGCTTTTGTGTTAAATCAAATGACTTTATAGTTATAACAGGTGAGAGTGGAAGCGGAAAAAGTACGCTTATTAAGTCTTTTTATGGTGGTATTAAGGTTGATTCAGGTGAGCTTGATGTATGTTTTTATGATATGGCTAGCCCAACAAGCAGGGATTTAAAAGAGCTAAGGCAGAAAATAGGTATTGTTTTTCAAGATTACCGCCTTATAAATGAGTGGACTATAGAAAAAAATGTCATGCTACCACTTTTAATACAAGGTCATAATAAAACAATGTGCAAAAAACAGTCTGAAAATTTACTAAATTTTGTAAAACTTGGACATAAAATAGGGCGTTATCCTTTGGAGTTAAGTGGTGGAGAACAGCAAAGAGTTGCTGTTGCAAGAGCTATGGCACACAATCCTCAACTTCTACTTTGCGATGAGCCAACAGGAAACCTTGATGAGGTTTCATCTAATATGGTTTGGGATTTTTTGCGTTCTGCAAAGGAGCTTTGGGGGGCGTGCGTGATAGTTGTAACCCACAGAGCTCCATCAACTCTAAAGTTTGACTTTAGGCATTTTGAAATAAAAGAAGGAAAAGTAATTGAAGGGCTTTAA
- a CDS encoding cation transporter: MKKRYILENLECANCAAIMEEKISKLDGVKSVNINFFTTKMTLEFDDDLESEILDKAQDIITKLEPNTKVVI, translated from the coding sequence ATGAAAAAAAGATATATTTTAGAAAATTTAGAGTGTGCAAATTGTGCGGCTATAATGGAAGAAAAGATTTCAAAGCTTGATGGTGTAAAAAGTGTAAATATAAATTTTTTTACTACTAAGATGACGCTAGAATTTGATGATGATTTAGAAAGTGAAATTTTAGATAAAGCTCAAGATATCATCACAAAGCTTGAGCCAAACACAAAGGTTGTCATATGA
- a CDS encoding ArsR/SmtB family transcription factor, producing the protein MPDDGSLERLADFFKVFGDSTRIRILWALSESQMCVCDIAALLNASQSSISHQLRVLKQNALVKNKKVGKVVYYSLKDEHIKEIFSQGFIHIKEK; encoded by the coding sequence ATGCCAGATGATGGGAGTTTAGAAAGGTTAGCGGATTTTTTTAAAGTCTTTGGAGACTCTACTAGGATAAGGATTTTATGGGCTTTAAGCGAAAGCCAGATGTGTGTTTGTGATATAGCAGCACTTCTTAATGCAAGCCAATCAAGCATATCTCACCAGCTTAGAGTTCTTAAGCAAAACGCTTTGGTAAAAAACAAAAAAGTTGGCAAGGTGGTTTATTACAGCCTAAAAGATGAGCATATCAAAGAGATATTCTCACAAGGATTTATCCATATAAAAGAAAAATAA